Proteins from one Drosophila suzukii unplaced genomic scaffold, CBGP_Dsuzu_IsoJpt1.0 scf_13, whole genome shotgun sequence genomic window:
- the LOC139354671 gene encoding uncharacterized protein isoform X1, producing the protein MPKGNRFVKLYIEHLHYANCHAGPRALVGLLRQTIWLINARRECGAVVRRCTHCFRYKPRLMSQIMGNLPLDRVRISRPFRISGVDLFGPIRVSLGVRGKAALKIFVGRRGPLDRLYCDNATNFVGSSRLLQEMASDVRSTLGTYGVHHQVEFVFIPPRSPHFGGLWEAAVKSAKHLFLRAVGNALLKEDEVQTILVEVEAVLNSRPLVADSSNPNDGEAITPAHFLVGTTLAALPPGSAPPHPDDDLTHLQRWQLISAIKRRFWRDWSRDYIAGLQQRVKWTKESANLLPGTIVVIKEDNLPPQKWLLGRVTEVTHGSDGKVRVALVKTKQGVYKRSVHHLAPLPIN; encoded by the exons ATGCCTAAAGGGAATCGTTTTGTCAAATTGTACATCGAGCACCTGCACTATGCTAATTGCCATGCAGGACCACGAGCCCTAGTCGGCCTGCTTCGGCAGACAATTTGGTTGATCAATGCACGACGCGAGTGCGGTGCTGTTGTGCGCCGATGCACGCACTGCTTCCGGTATAAGCCACGGTTAATGTCGCAAATAATGGGAAATCTGCCTCTTGACCGTGTCAGAATCAGTCGACCCTTTAGAATAAGCGGAGTCGATCTCTTCGGTCCAATCCGAGTGTCGCTAGGAGTGCGGGGCAAGGCAGCGTTAAAAAT ATTTGTTGGGCGGCGCGGCCCGCTCGATCGACTCTACTGCGACAATGCAACCAATTTTGTTGGTTCCTCACGGCTGCTTCAGGAGATGGCCTCCGATGTCCGCAGCACACTGGGAACGTACGGCGTCCATCACCAGGTTGAGTTTGTCTTCATTCCGCCCCGGTCGCCTCATTTCGGGGGCCTATGGGAGGCCGCCGTCAAGTCCGCCAAACACCTCTTTTTGAGGGCCGTCGGAAACGCCTTGCTGAAGGAGGACGAAGTCCAGACGATCCTGGTTGAAGTGGAAGCAGTGCTTAACTCGCGTCCGCTAGTAGCTGACAGCAGCAACCCTAACGACGGAGAGGCTATTACTCCAGCCCACTTTCTGGTAGGCACCACGCTCGCTGCTCTACCCCCAGGATCGGCACCTCCTCATCCGGACGACGACCTAACTCATCTACAACGCTGGCAGCTTATATCAGCCATCAAGCGACGGTTTTGGCGAGACTGGTCCCGTGACTACATAGCTGGGCTGCAGCAAAGAGTTAAGTGGACAAAGGAATCGGCCAACCTTCTACCAGGAACCATCGTCGTCATCAAAGAGGACAATTTACCGCCCCAGAAGTGGCTGCTCGGCAGAGTCACCGAAGTAACGCACGGATCGGATGGCAAGGTGCGCGTTGCTCTAGTAAAAACCAAGCAAGGCGTATACAAACGCTCAGTACATCATCTGGCACCTCTTCCCATTAATTGA
- the LOC139354671 gene encoding uncharacterized protein isoform X2 — MASDVRSTLGTYGVHHQVEFVFIPPRSPHFGGLWEAAVKSAKHLFLRAVGNALLKEDEVQTILVEVEAVLNSRPLVADSSNPNDGEAITPAHFLVGTTLAALPPGSAPPHPDDDLTHLQRWQLISAIKRRFWRDWSRDYIAGLQQRVKWTKESANLLPGTIVVIKEDNLPPQKWLLGRVTEVTHGSDGKVRVALVKTKQGVYKRSVHHLAPLPIN; from the coding sequence ATGGCCTCCGATGTCCGCAGCACACTGGGAACGTACGGCGTCCATCACCAGGTTGAGTTTGTCTTCATTCCGCCCCGGTCGCCTCATTTCGGGGGCCTATGGGAGGCCGCCGTCAAGTCCGCCAAACACCTCTTTTTGAGGGCCGTCGGAAACGCCTTGCTGAAGGAGGACGAAGTCCAGACGATCCTGGTTGAAGTGGAAGCAGTGCTTAACTCGCGTCCGCTAGTAGCTGACAGCAGCAACCCTAACGACGGAGAGGCTATTACTCCAGCCCACTTTCTGGTAGGCACCACGCTCGCTGCTCTACCCCCAGGATCGGCACCTCCTCATCCGGACGACGACCTAACTCATCTACAACGCTGGCAGCTTATATCAGCCATCAAGCGACGGTTTTGGCGAGACTGGTCCCGTGACTACATAGCTGGGCTGCAGCAAAGAGTTAAGTGGACAAAGGAATCGGCCAACCTTCTACCAGGAACCATCGTCGTCATCAAAGAGGACAATTTACCGCCCCAGAAGTGGCTGCTCGGCAGAGTCACCGAAGTAACGCACGGATCGGATGGCAAGGTGCGCGTTGCTCTAGTAAAAACCAAGCAAGGCGTATACAAACGCTCAGTACATCATCTGGCACCTCTTCCCATTAATTGA